From a single Azospirillum fermentarium genomic region:
- the cheB gene encoding chemotaxis-specific protein-glutamate methyltransferase CheB: protein MTTPRRTKVLIIEDSPVVQELLCHIVGQDPRLEVTGVAASGEQALRMLDRIHPDVVSLDIRLPGMDGFQVTQQIMRHRPTPIVVVASASTDAAMPMKALQAGALAVVEKPGGLSRGDYQALSRHLCTQLYSMSQVKVIRQRITRPERGPPVRGNGRMPAPADGPSPFASAPAQRVYKALGIATSTGGPNALVKLLGGLGGLPPLPVLLVQHIGAPFVAGFASWLGSVCPFPVVVAENGAFPMPGTIHMAPGDRHLSLTPTGRIVLTDDPPQCGQRPSGDVMFEAMAATYGPGGLGVILTGMGEDGARGLLAMRRAGAYTIAEHASTAVIHGMPGAAVRLGAALEELPLDDIPARLLHLVQNPTESP from the coding sequence ATGACCACCCCCCGCCGCACCAAGGTGCTGATTATCGAGGATTCCCCGGTCGTGCAGGAGCTTCTCTGCCACATCGTGGGCCAGGATCCACGGCTTGAGGTGACCGGAGTCGCCGCGTCGGGAGAACAGGCGCTGCGCATGCTGGACCGCATCCATCCCGACGTGGTGTCGCTGGACATCCGTCTGCCCGGCATGGACGGGTTCCAGGTGACGCAGCAGATCATGCGCCACCGCCCGACCCCCATCGTGGTGGTGGCCTCGGCCTCCACCGACGCCGCCATGCCGATGAAGGCGCTGCAGGCGGGGGCGCTGGCGGTGGTGGAGAAGCCGGGCGGCCTGTCGCGCGGCGATTACCAGGCGCTGTCCCGCCACCTGTGCACCCAGCTCTACAGCATGAGCCAGGTGAAGGTGATCCGCCAGCGCATCACCCGGCCCGAACGGGGACCGCCCGTGCGGGGAAACGGACGGATGCCCGCCCCTGCCGACGGCCCGTCGCCGTTCGCTTCGGCACCGGCCCAGCGGGTGTATAAGGCGCTGGGCATCGCCACGTCCACCGGGGGGCCGAACGCGCTGGTCAAGCTGCTGGGCGGGCTGGGCGGGCTGCCGCCGCTGCCAGTCCTGCTGGTCCAGCACATCGGGGCGCCGTTCGTGGCCGGGTTCGCGTCATGGCTGGGGTCGGTCTGTCCGTTTCCGGTGGTGGTGGCGGAAAACGGTGCCTTTCCGATGCCGGGGACCATCCACATGGCCCCCGGTGACCGCCACCTGTCGCTGACGCCCACCGGGCGGATCGTCCTGACCGACGACCCGCCCCAGTGCGGCCAGCGCCCGTCGGGGGATGTGATGTTCGAGGCCATGGCCGCCACCTACGGCCCCGGCGGGTTGGGGGTGATCCTGACCGGCATGGGGGAAGACGGTGCCCGCGGCCTGCTGGCCATGCGGCGGGCCGGCGCCTACACCATTGCCGAGCACGCCTCCACCGCCGTGATCCACGGCATGCCCGGCGCCGCCGTGCGTCTGGGGGCTGCGCTGGAGGAACTGCCCTTGGACGACATCCCCGCCCGCCTCCTTCATCTGGTCCAAAACCCGACGGAATCGCCATGA
- a CDS encoding response regulator: MTPARVLILNGSATQAMLLRHLLEERGLRADCTDSVAGAAAALAPEFGTFDPENGPPDAILADHTTLGENGLAELRRRSAVPAIIVTGADRVPAGLNDIHRIESRDPEAVADAVEALLKRREEPPTADAIFKRARILIVDDSVTYREFLRLELMEEGCGITVARNAAEAIQALSEATFDTVIIDLVMPGVSGTALCQTLDRFRRRRGLFFQILILTSQEGDEQLASSLNAGADDFIGKSRSLEVFKLRLMALLRRKYLMEDSLRLRMPNALPRP, from the coding sequence ATGACGCCGGCCCGTGTCCTCATCCTGAACGGTTCAGCCACGCAGGCCATGCTCCTCCGCCACCTGCTGGAGGAGCGTGGCCTGCGCGCCGACTGCACCGACAGCGTGGCGGGGGCGGCGGCGGCCCTGGCGCCCGAATTCGGCACCTTCGATCCGGAAAACGGGCCGCCCGACGCCATCCTGGCCGACCACACCACGCTGGGGGAAAACGGGCTGGCGGAGTTGCGCCGCCGCTCCGCCGTGCCGGCCATCATCGTCACCGGCGCCGACCGGGTGCCGGCGGGGCTGAACGACATCCACCGCATCGAATCCCGCGACCCGGAGGCGGTGGCCGACGCGGTGGAGGCTCTGCTGAAACGGCGGGAGGAGCCGCCCACCGCCGACGCCATCTTCAAACGCGCCCGCATCCTGATCGTGGACGACAGCGTGACGTACCGCGAGTTCCTGCGCCTGGAGCTGATGGAGGAAGGCTGCGGCATCACCGTGGCCCGCAACGCCGCGGAAGCGATCCAGGCGTTGTCGGAGGCCACCTTCGACACGGTGATCATCGATCTCGTGATGCCCGGGGTCAGCGGCACGGCGCTGTGCCAGACGCTGGACCGTTTCCGCCGCCGCCGCGGCCTGTTCTTCCAGATCCTGATCCTGACCAGCCAGGAGGGGGACGAGCAGCTTGCCAGCAGCCTGAACGCCGGGGCCGACGATTTCATCGGCAAATCGCGGTCGCTGGAGGTCTTCAAGCTGCGGTTGATGGCGCTGTTGCGGCGGAAATACCTGATGGAGGACAGTCTGCGCCTGCGTATGCCGAACGCCCTACCCCGGCCATGA